The following proteins come from a genomic window of Nicotiana tomentosiformis chromosome 12, ASM39032v3, whole genome shotgun sequence:
- the LOC104097586 gene encoding uncharacterized protein, whose translation MKQLASLLSERATGTLPADTKKKQKETIVVVSLMSGNTLVEPTAKPRAEKEINSTKIAEEQKIGESLPKEDISIREVDKHKLSSVVEESKRMSVLPFPQKMKREKLDKCFEKFLEMLKQLYVNILFTEVLTQMSAYEKFLKEILSSKRKLEETKVVKINAHCSSILQNKIPQKCGDPSSFTKPYSLGSKYFDKALCDSGASINLMPLSVFKKLERELGVIKFVPVSLQLTDQTMIIPEGIIKDILVRADKFVFPIDFIIVDMEVNKEVPIILWIPLFCTGWVILDIYEEQLMLRVGNKKLVFQIKKMMKYPCDEASAYACLKLDVVRELAEQHKLDKLVADSLERCISQSSTTKDENPEIKKEVEAL comes from the coding sequence ATGAAACAGCTCGCATCATTGTTATCAGAAAGGGCTACGGGGACTTTGCCGGCAGACACTAAGAAGAAACAAAAAGAGACGATCGTGGTCGTATCTCTCATGAGTGGGAATACTTTAGTAGAGCCCACTGCAAAACCAAGGGCTGAGAAGGAGATAAACTCAACTAAGATAGCAGAAGAACAAAAAATTGGTGAATCTCTGCCTAAGGAGGATATTAGCATCAGGGAGGTTGATAAGCATAAATTAAGCAGCGTAGTTGAGGAAAGCAAGCGCATGTCAGTGTTACCATTTCCTCAAAAGATGAAGCGGGAGAAACTAGACAAATGTTTTGAGAAATTCTTGGAGATGCTAAAACAGTTGTATGTGAACATCCTGTTCACCGAGGTGCTCACCCAGATGTCAGCCTATGAAAAATTCCTAAAGGAAATCCTTTCAAGTAAAAGGAAGCTCGAGGAAACGAAAGTGGTAAAAATCAATGCCCACTGCAGTTCCATTCTACAAAATAAAATACCTCAAAAATGTGGGGATCCTAGCAGTTTCACTAAACCCTACTCATTGGGGAGCAAATATTTTGACAAGGCCTTGTGCGATTCGGGTGCATCCATTAACTTGATGCCATTATCAGTGTTCAAGAAATTAGAAAGAGAACTAGGAGTGATAAAATTTGTCCCGGTATCTTTGCAACTGACTGATCAGACCATGATCATACCGGAGGGCATAATTAAGGACATTCTGGTGAGGGCGGACAAATTTGTCTTCCCAATAGACTTCATCATAGTAGACATGGAAGTGAATAAGGAGGTACCTATAATCCTATGGATACCATTATTTTGCACTGGTTGGGTTATTCTTGATATATATGAGGAGCAACTCATGCTACGAGTGGGAAACAAAAAACTGGTGTTTCaaataaagaaaatgatgaaataCCCATGTGATGAGGCATCTGCCTATGCTTGTCTCAAACTGGATGTGGTGAGAGAGTTAGCTGAACAACATAAGCTGGATAAGCTGGTAGCTGATTCATTAGAGAGATGCATTAGTCAATCAAGCACAACGAAGGATGAAAATCCTGAGATCAAGAAGGAAGTCGAGGCACTATAA